DNA from Gephyromycinifex aptenodytis:
TCGGGCGATGAGGGCTTTGCCCCCTACCTGCGCCAGGCAATGGCTAATCCCACCGGGCTCGTCGACGAAACCGCCGCGACCGGCGCGCAAGCCCCGACGGATGAATTGCTCGCCCGGTGGCGAACCGGCCGCGAGAAACTCGCCGCCGCACTGGAACAAGCCGACCCCCAAGCCCGCTACCCCTGGTTCGGTCCCCCGATGAAAGCTCGTTCCCTGACGACCGCACGAATCATGGAGACCTGGGCCCACGGCCAGGACGTCGTCGACGCGCTCGGGGTCACCCGCCCCCAGAGCCAGGCACTGCGCGACGTCGCCCACCTCGGCGTCATCACCCGCGACTTCACGTACCGCAACAATGGTCTGGAACCCCCCACCACCCCGCTGCGCGTCGAGCTGTCCGGCCCACACGGCGAAACCTGGGAGTGGGGCCCCGCCCAGGCCACAGACTGCGTAAGCGGCAGCGCCCTCGACTTCGCCCTGCTGGTGACCCAACGCCGCGAACCCGAGCAAGTGAACCTGAGCGTCACGGGGTCAGAGGCAGCGACCTGGGTCGCTATCGCCCAAGCATTCGCAGGCCCGCCGACGAAGGCCGACCGCGCCCCTCACTCCCGCTGATCTGCATACGAGAAAGACACCCCACATGAGCCACAGCGACTGGAACAGCTCCGAAATCAACTCCCTGCGCGAGACGGTCACCAAGTTCACCGTCTCGCAGCTCCTCCCCTACCAGGACCAGTGGGAACAGGAGGGGATGATCCCGCGTGAACTGTCGAAGAAGGCCGGCGACCTGGGACTGTTGGGGATCAGCTTCCCGGAGTCGGCAGGCGGCAGTCGCGGCGGGTTACGCGAACTCGTCACGGTCGTCGAGGCCCTGCACGGCGCGGGCGCCGCAGCCGGCATCCAGCCGAGCCTGTTCACGACGCTCATTTCGTGCCCGCATATCGTCGCCTCCGGCAACCAGGACCTGATCGATCGCTACGTCGCACCCGCATTGGCAGGGGAGATGATCGGTTCGCTGGGCATCACTGAACCCGGCGGAGGCTCCGATGTCGGCAACCTGCGCACCACAGCACGCCGCGAGGGTGAGGAGTACGTGCTCACCGGCGCGAAGACCTACATCACCTCCGCCGTGCGCGGCGACTTCACCGTGATCGCCGCCCGAACCGGCGGCGAGGAGCACCCCGGCGCCCGCGGAATCTCGCTGTTCGTCGTCGAAAACGACACCCCCGGTTTCACGGTCACGCGCACCCTGGCCAAGATGGGTTGGCGTTGCTCGGACACCGCCGAGCTGTCCTTGCAGGACGTACGCATCCCGGCCGCTAACCTCGTCGGGCCAGAGAACGGCGCTTTCGTCCTCATCTCGATGGGCTTCGTCTCCGAGCGGATCGGGCTGGCCGCGCAGGCCTACAGCCAGGCGCAGCGGTGCCTCGACCTGAGCGTGCAGTGGTGCCGCGACCGGGAAACCTTCGGTAGCCCGCTCATTGCGCGCCAAAACATCCAGATGACACTGGCGGAGATGGCCCGACGCATCGACGTGACCCGCACCTATGTTCGGGCGATCGCCGACCGGTGGGACGCGGGCGACACCGACCTCGTGGCCGAGGCGTGCTTCGCGAAGAACACCGGCACCGAAACCGGCGAATGGGTCACCAACCAGGCGGTCCAGCTCTTCGGCGGCGCCGGGTTCATGGAGGGCGTCGAGGTTGAGCGGCAGTACCGCGACATGCGCATCAACGGCATCGGCGGCGGCACGGTGGAGATCCTGCGCGAACTGGCCGCTCGACGGCTGGGCTATCTGGCCCGGTAGTCGAGCAGCCCCCGAGCGCCGAACTCAGGCGCTCGGGGCGTGGAGATGTCCTGGGCCACAAGCTAGGGCGCTGCGAGCCGTCAGGAACAGTGCCGCCTCCTGCGGCACCGAAAGGTCCAGGCCGGTGAGTGCCCGCAGGCGAGCCAACCGGTTGACGACCGTGTTGCGGTGGCAATAGCCCAGTTGCGCGGTGCGAGCCACTGACCCGCACGCCAGGTAGACATCGGCCGTCTCCAGCAGGCGCTCCTGTTCTGCTTCGGGCCGCGTGAGCAGCCCAGCGAACACCTCCTGCACGAGAAACGGGGCGACCTGACCCAGTCCAGCCGTCGCGACCGCCAACCAGCCCTGACGGAGGGTGAACGCAGACTCGCATCCGCGCGGCAACACCTCTGCCAGGGTGCGGGCCAGCGCCACCGCCCCGGGCAGGTCTTTCACCCCTGGACACAACGGCACCAGGGCTGCATGCACCGAACGCGCCCGGTCGAGCACGTCCGCGGCGGGCGCCTCCAACGACATGAGGAGCACCACGTCCTGCGCTCGGGCCAGCCAGTGCGGCCGCTGCTGCTGCGCCCAACATTCCCGATAGAAGCTCCACAGCGACTCTCGCCGCGCGACCGGCGCCGCCATCACCAGCAGCGGACTACTCGGGCTCGCCCCGAGCCGCTGGGCGACCGCGTCGAGCAGTTCGTCGTCGTCCTGACCGTCCAGCAGGCGCGCCAACAAGGTGTCGAGTTCGTGATCGCCCTGCTGCACCATGACCGCTTCCTCGTGCAGGTAGGCGTCCTGCACATTGCGGCCGTACTCGTCCACGACCGACAGCAACACCTCCACGTGCTCCACCAGCAGTGCGGCGTCCTCGTCCCCGATCTGGGTGCGCAGGCGATTCCACAGCAGGCTGACGTCGATATGGATGGCCGCCATCAGCGCCCCCAGCGGCACACCCCGCCTAGCCCGGTCCCGCCCGAGGCTCTGCGCCGGGTCGGTGATCACGCGCGTCGGGCCGCAGTGCTCGGCAAGGCGGTTCACGAGGTATTCGAACGAGGCACGGCCGTCAGCCTCGATGCGTTCACGGGGGACCAACCCGGATCGGTAGGGCTCGAGCACCGCCAGGCTTTCGATGAACTCCTCTACCAACGAGGGGATCTGTACCCGAAGTGCCTCCACCACCACCCGCCAGCGCGCCGCGTTCGCCCCGCAGTCGGTATGCATCTGCACAACCTAGCGACCGTTCTCGTGTGCTGTCGTCCAGTTCACACTGCGGCGCCAGGCTGTCAGGATCGGGGGATTCCACGCACGAGTGGCTGACCTTTTGCCGCACAAGGACATTGCATGCACCTGACGCCTCGCGAGGAAGAACGTCTCCTCATCGCTGCTGCCGCCGATCTCGCTCGGCGACGCTTGGCTCGCGGCGGGCAACTGGGCGCACCGGACGCCATCGCGCTCGTCTGCGACACCGTGATGGAGGCGGCCTGGGATGGGGCGAGCCTCGCGGAGGCTATCGAGGCCGGGCGCGCGGCGGTCCCGGCCGAGCGGCTGCGCGACGGGGTCGCCGCCCTGGCCCGCGTCATCGAAGTCGAGGCGCTCTTCCCGCACGGAAGCGTGCTCGTGCACATCGAGGCGCCGTTCGGCCCCCCGACCCAACACGGCCCGGGAGCGATCCTGCCCGGCTCCACCACGCGCGAGCTTGCCCCCGGCCGCACCCGCGCACAGGTCACCCTGCACAACACCGGTCATGCCGCCGTGTGGGTCTCCTCCCACACCCCCCTGGATGCACTCAACGGCGCGATCCAGGTCGACCTGCCCCCGCAGGGACGGTGGCGGCTCGACCTACCCGCCGGGGTGAGCACCCACATCGAGGCCGGGGCGCGTCTACCCCTCCAGGCCGTAGAGATCCTCGACGACAACACAGCCGGCACGGACAGCAGGGGCAACAGGGGCATCGACAGTGGCGAGAACTCCAAGGAGCGGGAATGAGCGCCATGGACCCCCGCGAGTACGCCTCGCTCTACGGCCCCACCACCGGTGACCGGGTTCGCCTCGGCGACACCGACCTGTGGGTCGAAGTCGAAGCCGACGACACCGAACACGGTGAAGAACTCATCGGCGGCTGCGGCAAAACCGCCCGGCACGGCGCCCTGGTCACCGCCCGCAGCGGCCGCGACAGCGCCCTGGACATGATCATCCTCGGCGTGCTCGTCATCGACCCGCTCATCGGGGTGCGCAAGACGAACATCGGCATCAAGGACGGTCGGATCGTCGGCGTCGGCCGCGCCGGGAACCCCGACGTGCAGCGCGGCGTAGACCTCGTCGTCGACAGCCACACTGCGATGATCACCGGCGAAGGCCTCATCGCCACACCAGGATTCGTCGACAGCCACGTCCACCTGTCCAACGCCGACCTCGTCGCGGCCGGGCTGTCCGCCGGGGTGACGACGATCGTGGGGATGGGGATCGGCGGCGTCTGGGATGTGGGCGCCAACCCCGAATACAACCTGCACTCCCTCATCGCAGGCTGGGCGCACGCCCCGATCAACGCGGCGTTCCTGGCCCGCGGTTCCAGCACGTCCACCCCGCTGCTGGAGCAAGCCGTCATGGCCGGTGCCGGTGGGTTCAAGATCCACGAGGACTGGGGTGCTGCGCCGCACGTCATCGATACCTGCCTGTCGGTGGCCGAAACCGCCGACCTGCCGGTCGCCCTGCACACCGACACCCTCAACGAGAGCGGCTACCTCGGCGACACCCTGGCCGCCACCGCCGGGCGCACCGTGCACGCCTATCACGTCGAAGGCGGCGGCGGGCACCCCGACCTGCTGCGCATCGTCGAGCAGAAACACGTGCTCACCTCCTCCACGACGCCGACGTTGCCGCTGACAGCCGACACCGTGGCCCAGCTCGGCCCGATGACGATGACCGTCCATCGCGGCCACGCCCACCTGCCCAGCGACCGCGACATCGCCGCCACTCGCATCCGCGAACACGCCATCGCCGCCGAGAACGCACTGCACGACATGGGTGGCATCTCGATCATCAACTCCGACGCCCTGGGCATGGGGCGCATCGCTGAGATGTCCCGCTGTGCCTGGCAGCTGGCCCACATCCAGGCCGGGCTGCACGGACAGGTCGGCCCCGAGCAGGTCAACAACGCCCGAGTACTGCGCTACCTGGCCAAACTCACCCTCAACCCAGCCATCGCGCACGGCCTAGCCGACCACGTAGGCTCGCTGCGCCCCGGGCGCATCGCCGACATCCTGTTGTGGAACCCGGCCTGGTTCGGCACCCAGCCCGAACTCGTCGTCAAATCCGGCTTCGTCGCGTGGGGCTCCGCAGGTTCCGGTTCGGGTTCGACCCGACTGACTCAACCCCGGCGGATGCGCCCCTTCTACGGCGGTCTCGGCGCAGCACCGGCGCACCTGGCGCACATCTTCGTCTCCGGCGACTGCCTGGCCGATACCGCCGCGCGGGAACGACTGCCCGCCGGAGCGCGTTACACGCCGATCCGCGGCTCACGCTCGCTGACCTGCGCCGACATGGTGCACAACACGACCACCCCGCACATCGAGGTCGTCGGTGAACCGCGCCCGGCCGTCGTCGACGGCCACGAGATCCCCTTGAACCACGCCCTGCGACTTCCGTTGACCCACCTCCACCACCTGGGATGACCATGAAGATCGACCTGCTCATCACCGGCGCGAATGTCGTCACCCTCGATGACGAGCGACCCCGCTCAGGCGCCATCGCCATCCATCGGGGCCGCGTGCTCACCTGCGACGAGCGCGAGATCGAGGCGCTGCGCCCCGCCGTCACCGTCAATGCCGCCGGAGCCACGGTGGTGCCGGGGTTCGGCGACGCCCACAACCACATGGCCTGGTACGGGCTCTCCCTGGACGAGATCGACCTGATCGGCGTGACGGACATGGAGCGCCTGTACGCCCTGGTCGCCGAACGGGCCAAGCAGTTACCGCCCGAGCAGATGGTGATCGGCAGCGGTTACGACGACAACGTGCTCGGCGGCCACCCCGACCGCGACCGCCTCGACGAGGCCGCCGGTGGACGCCCGGTCTGGCTGAAACACCGTTCCGGCCACATGTGCACCGTCAACGGCACGATGTTGGAACGCTTGGCGGTGGACGAGGTCATCGAGGGTGGCCTCGTCGTCAGGAAAGGGGGCCGCCCCACCGGCCTGCTGGAGGAACAAGCCCAGAACCTCGTCGTCAGTCTCGTCACGCCCTACCCGCTGGACACCATCACCGACGCGCTGGCCCGCGCCTCGACGGTCTACGCCGGCCAGGGCCTCACCCACGTCACCGAATGCGGCATCGGCGCCGGCTGGTTGGGCAAGTCGCCGCTGGAGTTGGCCGCCTACCAACGCTGCCTGCAGCAAGGGCGCCTGGCGGTGCGGGCCCAGGTCATGCCGTGCGTCTCGGCCCTGCACAGCGTGCACGGCCACGAAGAAGACGGCATCGACTTCGGACTCGATCTGGGCATGCGCACCGGTTTCGGCGACGAGCATCTGCGCCTGGGCGCGATGAAGATCTGGACCGACGGTTCGATGCTCGGGCGCACCGCCGCGATGCAGGACCCGTACGAATGCCGCTGCGGCAGCGATGGGGTGGCCGGGAGCGGCTACCTCCAAGACGACCCCGAGCGAATGCGCACCCAGATTGTGGCCGCGCACGCCGCCGGCTGGGACGTAGCAGCCCACGCCATCGGGGACGCAGCAATCGAGTTCGCCCTCGATGCTTTCGCCGCCGCCCAGCAGGCCTGCCCCCGCCCCGACGCCCGGCACCGCATCGAACACGCCGGGGTGGTCAGCGACGCCGCGATCATCCGATTCCAGCGCCTCGGGGTCACCCCGGTGCCACAGATGCGCTTCCTGTACGACCTCGGCGATTCGATGGTCACCGCGGTCGGGCAGCAGCGCAGCCACCTGCTCTACCGGCACGCATCATTCCTCGCGGCCGGGGTGCGGGTGCCCGGCAGCAGCGACCGACCCGTCGCCGACGGCCGACCGCTGGCCGGAATCGCCACGATGCAGGACCGCCTGTCCAGCTCGGGGGCGCTCATCGGCGCCGACGAACGGGTAGAAGCGATGACCGCGCTTCGTGCCTACACCACCGATGCCGCGTGGATGGCTCGCGACGAGCACCGCCGCGGTCGACTGTCCCCCGGCATGCTCGCCGACCTCGTCCTCCTCGACACCGACATCACCGCTGCCCCGCCCGAGAACGTCGCCGACGCCGTCGTCCTGGCAACGCTGCTCGGCGGCCACGCCACCCACGACAGCGGCCTCGACCTGCCCACACCCCCTGCCCCCCTCTCCGGAGATGCCCGATGAGCCTGAGCGCTACCCCGTCCATCCCGCCCGATCCCAGCATCACCGCCACGGACCGGCAGCCGGCCGAGACGGAACTGTCAGAGAGCACCCGAGAGAGGGGGCGCGCGTGAGTTCCCCAGCCACCTCAGCGCAGCGCAACTCCCGTTCTGCAGGCCACGCCATCGTCGCCCAACTGCAAGCCCAGGGCATCCAGCGCGCTTACCTGGTGCCCGGCGAGAGCTTCCTGGACGTGCTGGACGGCCTGCACGAATCCAGCATCGAGGCCGTCGTGTGCCGACAAGAAGGCGGCGCCGGATTCATGGCGCTGGCTGAAGGCCGCATCGGTCCCGCCCGGGGCGCGCTACCCGGCGTCGCGATGGTCACCCGCGGGCCGGGCGCGGCGAACGCCATGATCGCCGTGCACACCGCCTACCAGGACGCCACCCCGATGGTGTTGTTCATCGGGCTGATCCCGATGCGCGACCGCGATCGTGAGTCGTTCCAGGAGTTCGACCCCAAGGCGTGGTTCGGCTCGACGACGAAACGAGTCTGGGTCTTGGACGATCCCGACCAGGCCCCCAGCGTCGTCCGCGATGCCTGCCACCTGGCCGTCAGCGGCCGCCCCGGGCCGGTAGTCGTCGCCCTCCCCGAGGACGTGCTGGTCCAACCCTGCACCGCACCGCCCGCAGCGCCACGGGCCCTGCCCACCTGGTCGGGACTGGACCCGGCGCCGGTCCTGCACCCGCTGGCTAGCGCCACCGCCCCCCTGGTGGTCGTGGGCGGAGACCGAATCAGCGCCGCGGGCGCACGCGACCTGGCCCGCTGGGCCCAGGCGTGGCAGTTGCCGGTGCTCAGCGACTGGCGAACCCAGGACATGCTCGATCACGACAGCCCCTCGTGGTGCGGCTTCCTGGGCTACGGCGGATCCCCCGCTGCGGCGGAGCTGCTGCGAAGTGCCGACGCCGTCTTGTTCCTGGGATGCCTGAACACTGACGTACTCAGCAGCGGATACACCCCAGGCGCCGACGGGCGCTGGGTCGGCGTCGTCGGCACCGACCCAGACCTGCTCGGCCACGACGGCAACGTCGATGC
Protein-coding regions in this window:
- a CDS encoding TIGR03084 family metal-binding protein; the encoded protein is MTSTNADFTASLDRLRAEGDTLENIVAKLTEEQWLTPTPAPGWSIAYQIAHLAWTDEAALAALSGDEGFAPYLRQAMANPTGLVDETAATGAQAPTDELLARWRTGREKLAAALEQADPQARYPWFGPPMKARSLTTARIMETWAHGQDVVDALGVTRPQSQALRDVAHLGVITRDFTYRNNGLEPPTTPLRVELSGPHGETWEWGPAQATDCVSGSALDFALLVTQRREPEQVNLSVTGSEAATWVAIAQAFAGPPTKADRAPHSR
- a CDS encoding acyl-CoA dehydrogenase family protein, translating into MSHSDWNSSEINSLRETVTKFTVSQLLPYQDQWEQEGMIPRELSKKAGDLGLLGISFPESAGGSRGGLRELVTVVEALHGAGAAAGIQPSLFTTLISCPHIVASGNQDLIDRYVAPALAGEMIGSLGITEPGGGSDVGNLRTTARREGEEYVLTGAKTYITSAVRGDFTVIAARTGGEEHPGARGISLFVVENDTPGFTVTRTLAKMGWRCSDTAELSLQDVRIPAANLVGPENGAFVLISMGFVSERIGLAAQAYSQAQRCLDLSVQWCRDRETFGSPLIARQNIQMTLAEMARRIDVTRTYVRAIADRWDAGDTDLVAEACFAKNTGTETGEWVTNQAVQLFGGAGFMEGVEVERQYRDMRINGIGGGTVEILRELAARRLGYLAR
- a CDS encoding PucR family transcriptional regulator encodes the protein MHTDCGANAARWRVVVEALRVQIPSLVEEFIESLAVLEPYRSGLVPRERIEADGRASFEYLVNRLAEHCGPTRVITDPAQSLGRDRARRGVPLGALMAAIHIDVSLLWNRLRTQIGDEDAALLVEHVEVLLSVVDEYGRNVQDAYLHEEAVMVQQGDHELDTLLARLLDGQDDDELLDAVAQRLGASPSSPLLVMAAPVARRESLWSFYRECWAQQQRPHWLARAQDVVLLMSLEAPAADVLDRARSVHAALVPLCPGVKDLPGAVALARTLAEVLPRGCESAFTLRQGWLAVATAGLGQVAPFLVQEVFAGLLTRPEAEQERLLETADVYLACGSVARTAQLGYCHRNTVVNRLARLRALTGLDLSVPQEAALFLTARSALACGPGHLHAPSA
- a CDS encoding urease subunit gamma, translated to MHLTPREEERLLIAAAADLARRRLARGGQLGAPDAIALVCDTVMEAAWDGASLAEAIEAGRAAVPAERLRDGVAALARVIEVEALFPHGSVLVHIEAPFGPPTQHGPGAILPGSTTRELAPGRTRAQVTLHNTGHAAVWVSSHTPLDALNGAIQVDLPPQGRWRLDLPAGVSTHIEAGARLPLQAVEILDDNTAGTDSRGNRGIDSGENSKERE
- a CDS encoding urease subunit alpha yields the protein MSAMDPREYASLYGPTTGDRVRLGDTDLWVEVEADDTEHGEELIGGCGKTARHGALVTARSGRDSALDMIILGVLVIDPLIGVRKTNIGIKDGRIVGVGRAGNPDVQRGVDLVVDSHTAMITGEGLIATPGFVDSHVHLSNADLVAAGLSAGVTTIVGMGIGGVWDVGANPEYNLHSLIAGWAHAPINAAFLARGSSTSTPLLEQAVMAGAGGFKIHEDWGAAPHVIDTCLSVAETADLPVALHTDTLNESGYLGDTLAATAGRTVHAYHVEGGGGHPDLLRIVEQKHVLTSSTTPTLPLTADTVAQLGPMTMTVHRGHAHLPSDRDIAATRIREHAIAAENALHDMGGISIINSDALGMGRIAEMSRCAWQLAHIQAGLHGQVGPEQVNNARVLRYLAKLTLNPAIAHGLADHVGSLRPGRIADILLWNPAWFGTQPELVVKSGFVAWGSAGSGSGSTRLTQPRRMRPFYGGLGAAPAHLAHIFVSGDCLADTAARERLPAGARYTPIRGSRSLTCADMVHNTTTPHIEVVGEPRPAVVDGHEIPLNHALRLPLTHLHHLG
- a CDS encoding amidohydrolase; this translates as MKIDLLITGANVVTLDDERPRSGAIAIHRGRVLTCDEREIEALRPAVTVNAAGATVVPGFGDAHNHMAWYGLSLDEIDLIGVTDMERLYALVAERAKQLPPEQMVIGSGYDDNVLGGHPDRDRLDEAAGGRPVWLKHRSGHMCTVNGTMLERLAVDEVIEGGLVVRKGGRPTGLLEEQAQNLVVSLVTPYPLDTITDALARASTVYAGQGLTHVTECGIGAGWLGKSPLELAAYQRCLQQGRLAVRAQVMPCVSALHSVHGHEEDGIDFGLDLGMRTGFGDEHLRLGAMKIWTDGSMLGRTAAMQDPYECRCGSDGVAGSGYLQDDPERMRTQIVAAHAAGWDVAAHAIGDAAIEFALDAFAAAQQACPRPDARHRIEHAGVVSDAAIIRFQRLGVTPVPQMRFLYDLGDSMVTAVGQQRSHLLYRHASFLAAGVRVPGSSDRPVADGRPLAGIATMQDRLSSSGALIGADERVEAMTALRAYTTDAAWMARDEHRRGRLSPGMLADLVLLDTDITAAPPENVADAVVLATLLGGHATHDSGLDLPTPPAPLSGDAR
- a CDS encoding thiamine pyrophosphate-dependent enzyme is translated as MSSPATSAQRNSRSAGHAIVAQLQAQGIQRAYLVPGESFLDVLDGLHESSIEAVVCRQEGGAGFMALAEGRIGPARGALPGVAMVTRGPGAANAMIAVHTAYQDATPMVLFIGLIPMRDRDRESFQEFDPKAWFGSTTKRVWVLDDPDQAPSVVRDACHLAVSGRPGPVVVALPEDVLVQPCTAPPAAPRALPTWSGLDPAPVLHPLASATAPLVVVGGDRISAAGARDLARWAQAWQLPVLSDWRTQDMLDHDSPSWCGFLGYGGSPAAAELLRSADAVLFLGCLNTDVLSSGYTPGADGRWVGVVGTDPDLLGHDGNVDAHLLGGINEFAAAAAAAEVPRQRPWAARTAQARAAQAQFATPRPDGPGWGVDLGALMEDCAQRLPEDAVITYGAGNHALWAQRYLVHHRPGTLVAPRNGAMGVGIPAAVAAGLIHPGRRVLSVAGDGCFLMNAQELAVAAAAGVRLCVLVVDNSQYGTIREHQERHYPGRVSGTGLSNPDFAMYARSFGALGLSAATTSEAIEAVAEAFAYDALSLIHLRVDPDLAGPAAMR